In Isosphaera pallida ATCC 43644, the sequence ATCCCAGCGCGTCCCAGGCGGGCCACTAGGGTTTCGGCCACGGCCTTAGTCTGGGGGTAGCCGCCGTTCATGCCGTCCAGGTCGCGCGGGGGGTCGTTCTCGTAGGCGTGGCCGAGTTCAACGTACCAACGGGCGCTCACCGATCCGATTGACGAGACGTAATGGAGCCGCTTTCCTCGTCCGGTCACCGCCAGTTGCAGGGCCGCGAGGGTGCCACCTACGTTGATCGGCTTGAGACGGGTGTAGCTGTTGGCTAAATTGATCCGCGCCGCGTTGTGTAAAATGGTGTCGATTCGACCAGCCAGATCGCTCCAGGTCGGTTCGTCCAACCCCCAGCGCGGTTTGGAAACATCGCCCACCACCGCCTCGACTCGATCGGCCAGCGCCTGGGGATCGAAGGTCCGGCGTTGGCGGGTCAGGTTGGCAGCGATCCGCTCCTTGAGCGCGCCGGGGTCCGAAGCGCGTCCCAGACAGACGATGCGGGCGTCGGTCTCCGCCAGCAACTCGGCGAGCAGAAAACCGCCCAGGAATCCAGTCGCGCCGGTCAACAACAGCGTGCCGGGACGATCCACCACCCGCCACGCTTCCGCCACCCGCTTGGCTTCGACCGTCGGTCCCGCGGCGCATTCCGTCTCCCACGGTTCGCCCAGGTCGGGCGGTTTGACCGCGATCAATCCAGGCCGTTCTTGCCATGCCCTTGGTTCGGTGAGGGACCTCTGAGGCGGGGAGTCGGACACGTTGGACCTACCTCGCTTTCGTGGTTGAGCGATTCGCACAAGATTTCATTGACGTTCGAGAATCAAGTAATTTTGATCAACGTGAACGTATACATCAACGAGTCGATTCAGGCGTTGCTACGGAAGTAGATGATATCGCCGTCCTTGACGATGTAATCCTTGCCTTCCAGCCGGGTTTTGTTCTGGGCTTTGGCCTCTTTGACCGAGTCGCATGCGAGCAGGTCGTCGTAGGCGAGAACCTCGGCGCGGATGAATCCTTTGGCGAGGTCGGTGTGGATTTTACCGGCGGCTTCGACGGCGTTGGAGCCGGCTTCGAGGTTCCAGGCGCGGACTTCGGGATCGCCCGCGGTAAAGAACGAGATCATCCCCATCGCGTCGTAGGCCGCGCGGATCAAGCGGCCGCGACCCAGTTGGGTGATCCCCAGGTCCTCCATGAAGGCGGTTCGTTCCTCCTCGGCCATCTCTTCAAGCTCCAGTTCGAGCTTGGCGTCGAGAGCCAGCGTGTTGGGAGCCATCGCGCGGAGCGACTCGGGCACGCCTGCGTCAGTGGGACCATTGAGGACGATCACCTGGGGCTTGTCGGTCAACAGGCCGAAGGAACGCATCGGCTTTTTCTCCTCGGCCGAGAGGTTCAGCTCGGCTACGGCGCGTCCCTCCTCCAGCGCTGCTTTGACCCGTTGAACCAGTTCGAGTTCCTTCTGCTGAACCTCCCAGTCGGGACGGTGCTTTTTGACCGAGGCTTCCAGACGTTCGGCCCGGTTGGTGACGACCGAAAGATCGGCGAACAGCAGTTCCTCGCGGAAGGCGGCGAGGTCATTGACGGGGTTGGCTCCGGAGAAGCCGTCGAGGATGACCACCAGGGCGTCAGCCTCGCGGATCAGAGCCAGACGCTGGGGGTTGTCGCCGTGGGAGCCTTGGATGAGTCCCGGAGTATCGACCAGTTCCATCGAGGCCGGGGTGATCTTGCGGTTGCGGGGCTTGTACCAGTCGGCCAGACGCTCCAAACGAGGATCGCGCAGGACCGCCGTGCCGACCTGGCCGGAGAAGACCTTGCCGGGATCGGGTTTGGCCCCGGTGAGCAGTTGGAACACCGTGCTTTTGCCGCCGCCGGTGAACCCGGCCAGTCCCGCCCTCATGAAAATCCGCCTTTGCTTGGGGAACGTTGGATGAGAATCAATCCTTTCAAGGGGATCACATCCTCGTTAGAACAGATGGAGGGAGGTTGGGTCAACCTGTTCCCAGAGGAGCGCTGGTCTCATAGGCGCGACGTCCCGACCTACTTGAACTTGAACCGGCTTCCCGAGCCGACCCGCTGCGGATTGCCTGAGTTGTGTCTGCCCCTGAAACCGAGCAGGCGGGCACCTGTTGGGCGTTGATCCGATAAAGCTCCGCACCGGTTGGGGTGGGATAATTGCCGGTGACGCAGGCGCGGCAAAGATGACTGACCGGCTTGCCGATTGCCTCGGCCAGCGAGGAGACTGAGAGATATCGCAGGCTGTCGGCTCCCAACTCGCGGGCCATGCGATCGAGAACCTCGCGGGGATAGCCGCCGTTCTCTAATTCGTCGGGCAGGCCGAATTTGGGGGCGAAAAGCTCGTCGGTCGTGGACATGTCGATCCCGTAGTAGCAGGGCGCGACGATGGGGGGGCAGGCGACTCTCAGGTGGATTTCGCGCGCTCCTCCCCGGGTACGCATTTCGTGGACTAGGGCCCGAAGGGTGGTGGAGCGCACGATCGAGTCTTCGACCAACAGCACTCGTTTGCCCTGAAGGACTTCGGGGATGGGGGTGTATTTGAGTTTGGCGCGGGTGGCGCGGTCAGCGTTGCCTTCGATGAAGGTGCGGCCGAGGTAGCGGTTGCGCATCAAACCTTCGACCGAGGGGACGCGCAGGGCGTAGGCCATTGCGTCGGCGGCGGCCTTGGCGGTGTCGGGAACGGGGACCACGATGGTGTCCACGTCGATGGGGACATCCTCCAGAGCGGCCAGGCGACGACCCAAGCGGCTGCGGCTGACGTACACCGATTGATCATCCAGCACGCTGGCGACGTTAGCGAAGTAGATCCATTCGAAGAAGCAGTGTTTGGGGGCGACGGGTTCGGCAAACCGCTCGAAGCGTGCTCCTTCGGGACCGAGGATCGCCAGGGTACCCGGGGGCAGCGGTTCGACCTTTCGGAACCCCAGGTTGGTCAGGGGCACGCTTTCGCTGGCGAAGGCCCAAAGCGCTCCGGAGTCGTCCTGCGCTTGGCAAAGCGGATGGATGCCCAGAGGGTCGCGGACCACCACGAGTTCCCCCCGCGCCGAGAGCAGCACGATGTTGTAGGCCCCATCCCACCGCTTCGAGGCGCGACGGAAGACTTCGACCCAATCGACCGGACTGTTGTTATTGGCCGCGTCCCGACCATCGGCGGCTCGGCCATGCACTTCCGCCAGTTCGTGGCTGATGGTGTGCATGACGATTTCGGTGTCGGTGTCGTATTTGAGGTGATAGTCGCCGGTGGTCAACAGATCGTGGCGCAGTTGGGCGACGTTGGCGAGTTGACCGTTGTAGGCGAAGGTGAACCAGCGTGAGGTGCGGCCGTGGTGGCGCTCGAAGGGTTGAGCCTGGCCCAGGTCGTCGCCGCCGCAGGTGGCGTAGCGGACGTGGCCGATCGCGGCGTGGCCGTCCAGACCGGCCATAAGCGACTCGAAAACGTCGCGGCGGTTGAGCCGGAACGCCTCGCCCACGGTGCCGAGGTCTTTGTGGACGGTCAGAAGTGAGGGCCGGGCCGGGTTGAAGCTGGACATGCCGGCGGCGAGTTGGCCGCGGTTTTGCATGTCGAGTAACATTCGCGGGACCAAGCGACCCACCCGCGAGGCGGCTCCGTCGGGAGCCAGAGGAGAGGGAATGGTGGCTCGGGGGTCGTGGTACACCGCTGCGACCCCGCACTCATGACGCAATTGGCCCATGTTGGCACCGGTCTCCCCGTTCCGCGCCCGCCCACGCTTCGCGGCGATCCCTCGCCGATCCGACTCGCCACCAAGTCGAACTGAACCGGATCAAGCTGCGACGCACGCCTCGCGGTGGTGAGGACGCCATTTGGGTCGCAACGCGATTCGGCTGGGCCGCCGACATTGTTTCACTATAATGGCCAAGCGGCGGTGGGGCAACCAGTGAGGGTCAACGGATCGGTTGGCCTGGCGCGAACGCACCACGAACCACGCGCCGCTCCGTCTTTGTCTCCGTCCTTGATGGCGCGGTTTGTCCCGATGGTGTGCGTTCCTCGGTCCCCCGGTGGAGTCTTTCCGAGGCCATGATCGCCCCTTTCGCTTCCAATGCGGTTTCGTCCAACGAGGCACTCGCTCGCCAGGCGGGTGGACCACGACCCGGTTCGCCCCTAGTCCGCGATCTGGTGCGTGACGAAGTGGTGATGTCGGCCGACGTGTGGGTCGTCAAGGTCGGCTCCAGCGTCTTGACCGGCCCCGATGGACGGATCGACCCGCAACGTCTTCACCTAATCGCCCGCGAGATTGGCCAGGTGTGCGACACCGGACGCCGGGTCGCTTTGGTTTCCTCAGGCGCGGTGGCCGCGGGGATCGGTCAACTCGGGCTGCCGGGACGTCCCGAAGCGCTGCGGCAACTCCAGGCGGCCGCGGCAGTGGGACAGGCCCATTTATTGCACATCTACGACGAGGTTTTCCGCCGTCAGGGCCGCCACGCCGCGCAACTGCTGCTCAACCATGACGACTTCGACAACCGCGAGCGTTACCTCAACATTCGCAACACCATGCACGCTCTGTTCGAGTGGCGTGCGGTGCCGGTCATCAACGAAAACGACTCCGTAAGCGTTAATGAAATCAAGCTAGGCGACAACGACACCCTGGCGGCGATGGTCGCCAACCTCATCCCTGCCCCCTTGCTCGTCATCCTCTCGGTCGTGGATGGACTATACCCCACCGACCCAACCTGCGAAACCGCTTCGGACCCCACTCGACCTAACGAGCCAATCCGATTGGTTCCTCGTCTTGACGAGGCCACCCTCAAACTCGCCGGGTTGTCCAAAAGCGCGTTGGGGACCGGCGGCATGACCACCAAGCTGCGGGCCGCCGGCTTGGTGACCCGCGCTGGTGGATCAGTCATCATCGCTTCGGGACGCCACGAACGCCCTTTGACCCGCTTTCTCAACGGCGAACCGGGCGGCACCCTGTTTCTGGCCGAAGGTCGAAGCCAGGACGCCCGCCGTCGTTGGATCGGTCTGACCGCGCGGCCCA encodes:
- a CDS encoding thioester reductase domain-containing protein encodes the protein MSDSPPQRSLTEPRAWQERPGLIAVKPPDLGEPWETECAAGPTVEAKRVAEAWRVVDRPGTLLLTGATGFLGGFLLAELLAETDARIVCLGRASDPGALKERIAANLTRQRRTFDPQALADRVEAVVGDVSKPRWGLDEPTWSDLAGRIDTILHNAARINLANSYTRLKPINVGGTLAALQLAVTGRGKRLHYVSSIGSVSARWYVELGHAYENDPPRDLDGMNGGYPQTKAVAETLVARLGRAGMPVTIHRPGLLIGDSVTGAWEADDLLSNLLRSWVRFHAAFPFEGDLDLTPVDYVARGIVALTTTPASVGRAFHLVNARNWTVPQLLAMLAELGHRVEMLPYEDWLEAAERLAFETHDPRIGAAVRLFPPAAAAKHKTFPLVYRIRFDDRDARALLEPRGIVCPPVDPPLIARYIAAMDLESGR
- a CDS encoding DUF933 domain-containing protein, whose translation is MRAGLAGFTGGGKSTVFQLLTGAKPDPGKVFSGQVGTAVLRDPRLERLADWYKPRNRKITPASMELVDTPGLIQGSHGDNPQRLALIREADALVVILDGFSGANPVNDLAAFREELLFADLSVVTNRAERLEASVKKHRPDWEVQQKELELVQRVKAALEEGRAVAELNLSAEEKKPMRSFGLLTDKPQVIVLNGPTDAGVPESLRAMAPNTLALDAKLELELEEMAEEERTAFMEDLGITQLGRGRLIRAAYDAMGMISFFTAGDPEVRAWNLEAGSNAVEAAGKIHTDLAKGFIRAEVLAYDDLLACDSVKEAKAQNKTRLEGKDYIVKDGDIIYFRSNA
- a CDS encoding amidophosphoribosyltransferase; amino-acid sequence: MGQLRHECGVAAVYHDPRATIPSPLAPDGAASRVGRLVPRMLLDMQNRGQLAAGMSSFNPARPSLLTVHKDLGTVGEAFRLNRRDVFESLMAGLDGHAAIGHVRYATCGGDDLGQAQPFERHHGRTSRWFTFAYNGQLANVAQLRHDLLTTGDYHLKYDTDTEIVMHTISHELAEVHGRAADGRDAANNNSPVDWVEVFRRASKRWDGAYNIVLLSARGELVVVRDPLGIHPLCQAQDDSGALWAFASESVPLTNLGFRKVEPLPPGTLAILGPEGARFERFAEPVAPKHCFFEWIYFANVASVLDDQSVYVSRSRLGRRLAALEDVPIDVDTIVVPVPDTAKAAADAMAYALRVPSVEGLMRNRYLGRTFIEGNADRATRAKLKYTPIPEVLQGKRVLLVEDSIVRSTTLRALVHEMRTRGGAREIHLRVACPPIVAPCYYGIDMSTTDELFAPKFGLPDELENGGYPREVLDRMARELGADSLRYLSVSSLAEAIGKPVSHLCRACVTGNYPTPTGAELYRINAQQVPACSVSGADTTQAIRSGSAREAGSSSSRSGRRAYETSAPLGTG
- the proB gene encoding glutamate 5-kinase translates to MIAPFASNAVSSNEALARQAGGPRPGSPLVRDLVRDEVVMSADVWVVKVGSSVLTGPDGRIDPQRLHLIAREIGQVCDTGRRVALVSSGAVAAGIGQLGLPGRPEALRQLQAAAAVGQAHLLHIYDEVFRRQGRHAAQLLLNHDDFDNRERYLNIRNTMHALFEWRAVPVINENDSVSVNEIKLGDNDTLAAMVANLIPAPLLVILSVVDGLYPTDPTCETASDPTRPNEPIRLVPRLDEATLKLAGLSKSALGTGGMTTKLRAAGLVTRAGGSVIIASGRHERPLTRFLNGEPGGTLFLAEGRSQDARRRWIGLTARPKGRLIVDDGAKVALVEKGRSLLPIGLLDARGDFDKGDVVAVEDRQGREFARGLVNYGLVETLRVRGLRADQLKKILGAALHDEIIHRDNLVIL